The following are encoded together in the Buchnera aphidicola (Acyrthosiphon lactucae) genome:
- the iscU gene encoding Fe-S cluster assembly scaffold IscU: MAYSKKVMDHYENPRNVGSFSSSDLNVGSGLVGAPACGDVMKLQIKVNEKGIIEDACFKTYGCGSAIASSSLVTEWVKGKSIIEAESIRNTTIVEELELPPVKIHCSILAEDAIKAAIADYKNKKNLN, from the coding sequence AAAATCCGCGTAATGTTGGATCTTTTTCTAGTTCTGATCTTAATGTCGGTAGTGGATTAGTAGGAGCACCTGCTTGTGGTGATGTAATGAAATTACAAATAAAAGTTAATGAAAAAGGAATTATTGAAGATGCGTGTTTTAAAACATATGGCTGTGGTTCTGCTATAGCATCAAGTTCATTAGTTACTGAATGGGTTAAAGGCAAATCTATAATAGAAGCGGAATCAATTAGGAATACTACTATAGTAGAAGAATTAGAACTTCCTCCAGTAAAAATTCATTGTTCTATTTTAGCAGAAGATGCTATCAAAGCAGCAATTGCTGATTATAAAAATAAAAAAAATTTAAATTAA